One Oceanicoccus sagamiensis genomic region harbors:
- the gspI gene encoding type II secretion system minor pseudopilin GspI: MINKQQTGFTLLEVLIALAILAISSLAVISQTGQSLTQLERLHLKTTAMVVADNQLALLQAAPDWPAVGSQTKSVKLGEQQWQVSTDISQTSDPWLRKIEVIVSPVQQADNVLALLVGYRGKH; encoded by the coding sequence GTGATCAATAAGCAGCAAACCGGTTTTACCTTATTAGAAGTGTTAATTGCTCTGGCGATTTTGGCCATCTCATCCCTTGCGGTGATCAGCCAGACAGGCCAGAGCCTGACACAATTAGAGCGCTTACATTTAAAAACGACCGCCATGGTTGTGGCGGATAATCAGTTGGCTTTACTTCAAGCGGCCCCAGATTGGCCTGCTGTTGGTAGCCAGACGAAATCGGTTAAGCTGGGTGAGCAGCAATGGCAGGTCAGCACCGATATTAGCCAAACCTCTGACCCCTGGTTACGCAAAATAGAAGTGATAGTAAGCCCTGTGCAGCAGGCGGATAACGTATTGGCGTTATTGGTCGGCTAT